CTTGCATTAGGAGCTTATGAAAACGGTTTTTTCATGATCAACGAAGGTTGGTATGGACACGGAACAGGAACAGTTGGGTTTTATAGATATGATACAAAAAAAATCGAAGACAGTGTTTTTGTAAAAGCAAATCCAGGTAAAGATTTAAAACCGGAATCGTCTACATTAGAATTCGGAACGATCTTTAATAAAAAACTATACTTAGTTTCTAAAGTTGGCGGACCTGTTGTTGTTACAGATGCTTATACACTTAAAGAAGAAAAAAGAATTCCGGCTCAAGGCGGAAACGACTGGCGTGCGTTAGTTGGTATTGATCAAAATCAAGCATTATTGACTTCTGGGAATGGTATCTATAAGCTTAATCTAAATACAATGGCATTAAACGGACAAGTTGCTGGTGTTACAGGTCAGGTTGGAGATATTGTTAAAGTGGGTAATTATGTTTTTGCATTATCTGCTTCACAAGGAGTTATTGTTCTTAATGCTTCAACATTTGCAGTTGTAAAAACGATTCCGGCTATGGTTCTAGGATTTGCCGTTACCGATGATAAAAAAGTTTGGGCAGCGGGAGGCACAAACCTTATAAGTATAGATTCAAGTACGCTTGCAGTAACAGAAATTCCGTTAGGTTTTCAAGCTTATGGAAGCTGGGGAGCATGGCATCCGGGATCTATTACAGCAGCCAAAAACAATGTTTTTATTGCTAAAAACGGAAGTTGGAGTGGTGGTAAACAAGTTTATAAATATACTGGTACGGCTGCATCTTTGGCAACACCTTTTATTACTTTGACACAATCTAATATATTATATGGTTCAGGAATTGGTTACGATCGTCTGAAAAATACTTTGGTTGTAAATACAGTAAATGAAGGATTTGGAGCAAATTTCGCAATAAATAATCTTTACTTATTCAATGCTGATTCTGGTGTTAAAACAGAAACGGTAAGTTTCTCAGGATATTATTTCCCTGCAGTTTCTGTATTTCAACAATAATTTTTTTATTTCTTAACCGCAAAGCGCGCTAAGATTTACGCAAAGGTTCGCAAAGTTTAATTTATGACTTTGCGAACCTTTTTGCATATAATATTGTAACATAGCCCGAGGTTTCAACCTTGGGATACAAAATATATGCGATCATATACTGCGTCCCAAGGTTGAAACCTTGGGCTATGTTTTAAATACGGTTATCATTTTAGGGATTAAAACTTAGCGAATCTTTGCGGTTAAATAGATCAAGAGGAAATATTGTGGAGAAATATATAACCACAAAGAACACAAAGATTTTTTAAGGTAGAGGTTTTATAAAAACACAAAGTTCGCAAAGCGTTGTGTTGATCTAGCTTTGCGAACTTTGTGTTTGTTAACCACAATCCAAGACAAAAAATCTTAGTGAACTTTGCGGTTAAATCCGATGCAATTAAGCTTTTCATGAAAATATTTAAAAACAAAAAACCCGAATATTTCTATTCGGGTTTTGTGGTACCTCCAGGGATCGAACCAGGGACACATGGATTTTCAGTCCATTGCTCTACCATCTGAGCTAAGGTACCTTTGTGTGCTTATTGCGGGTGCAAAGATAGAATCATTTTCCGTTTATCCAAAACATTTTTTTAAAAAAATCAATTCGTATCTTCGCAGAGGTAAAAAAATAAATATGGTTTTAGCAATCGATGTAGGTAATACAAGAATTAAAGCTTCTGTCTTTGAGGATAATAATGTTTTGGAAAGTTTTGTTTTTGATAAAAATGAGCTCGAAAAAAATATTGAAAAAATTTTAAAAAAATTTCCAAATTGCTCTGATTTGATCGTCGCTTCGGTTGGAAATATCGAAAAACAATCTTTTTTAGCTTTCGAAAAAACACTAAATATTCATTTTTTTACACACGAAGATCTTTTTCCTTTCACAAATAAGTACGCTACTCCAAAAACTTTAGGAATTGACAGAATGATTTTAGCTTCCGGAGCAACTTTACAGTTTCCGGAACAAAATAGATTAGTAATTGATGCAGGAACTTGTATTACCTATGATTTCATCGACGAAAATGACAATTATTTGGGCGGAGCAATTTCTCCGGGCCTACGTTTAAGGTATGAAGCACTCCACAATTTCACAGCCAGATTGCCGTTACTGACTTTAGAGGCACCTGAATCCTATATAGGAGACACGACTGCACAAGCCATTCATTCGGGAGTTGTCAATGGCTTCGTCTATGAGATTGATGGTTTTATCGATGAATATCGAGCAAACTTTTCAAATTTTATAATAATTTTAACGGGAGGTGATGCAGAATTTTTGGCTAAACGATTAAAAAATACCATATTTGCCAATTCAAATTTCTTACTGGAGAGTTTGAACCAAACATTTCAATATAAAATCGACAATGATTAAAAAAATTATAGTAAGCGCTTGTTTGCTTATCTCGTTCGTTTCATTCGCTCAACAAGGAACTGCTTCTCCTTATTCTTTCTACGGAATTGGGGATGTAAGGTTCAAAGGAACTCTTGAATTCAGATCTATGGCAGGAGTTGCAGTGGAGCAGGATAGTATTCACTTAAACATTGAGAATCCCGCGAGTTATGCCAGTTTAATTCAGACAACTTTTAGTGTTGGAGGAACTTTTGGAACTTCAAACTTAAAAACTAGTCAGGAAACTGCAAAAGCACAAAGAACTACTTTTGATTATTTGGCGATAGGAATTCCGATGGGGAAATTCGGTGCAGCATTTGGTCTGATCCCGGTATCTTCAGTTGGATATAAAATTAGAAACGACAGAACGGATACTGAAGGAGCTACAAGTTCTCAGCTTAGTGGAACCGGTGGAATTAATAAAGTGTTTTTTGGTTTAGGTTATAAAATCAGACCAAATTGGAATATTGGTGCAGATGCTCAATATAACTTCGGAAAAATCACAACAACAAGTGTAGAACTTCTTACAGGCGTTCAAAACTCAACTGCAGAAACAAATGCAGCAGAGTTGTCAGGTCTTAGTTTTAATATTGGTACAATGTATCAAACTAAGCTTACTCAAAAATTACAGTTATTTACTAGCTTGAATTATACTTTTGCAACTAATTTAAGTTCAAATACAACAAGAACTATTTCTGTTGATGGAGATTCTACTCCAATAGTATTTGATCCGCACGGTGATGATTTGAAATTGCCAAACAAAGTGACATTTGGTGCAGGTATTGGTCAGGCAAGAAAATGGTTAGTTGGTACTACAATGGCTTTTCAAGGCGATGGACAATTTGCGAATTACTATAATTCAGAGCAAAATGTACGTTATGAAAAATATCAAAAATATGCAGTAGGAGGATATTATATTCCAAATTATACTTCTTTCTCAAATTATTTTAGCAGAATTACTTATAGAGCAGGATTGAAATACGAGAAAATTGGTTTAATAATCAATAATGAATCTATAAAAGATGTTGGTATGACTTTAGGAGCAGGAGTTCCAATTCCTGGATCTTTTTCGAATGTAAACTTTGGTGTTGAATTTGGAAAAAGAGGTACTGTTTCTTCAAACCTGGTTCAGGAAAATTATGTAAACTTTAGCGTAAGTTTCTCTTTTAATGACAGATGGTTTATTAAGAGTAAATATAATTAAACATAAAATCTTATGTTTTTTTAAGCACATACAATTTACTACATTTGGCAAATGAATTTACCAAAGAGATATATTATAAATACTGTCACAGTTCTCGCTGTGACACTGTTTTTTGGATGCGAAAGTAACTTTAAGGATGTTCAGAAAATTAACTTCTCTGAATTCGTTCCGGGCAGTGATGCTGATACGGTTAATATTAAATACACGGATTCAGGTCGTATAACAGGGGTTTTGATAAGCAGGAAGATGTTGGATTATTCTAATCTGGATTTTCCATTTACAGAATTTCCTTTAGGTTTGGATGTTACTCTATACGACAAAAAACAAAAACGTACCTTTATACGATCAAATTATGCAGTTTCATATAAAACTACTGGTATAATAGATTTGCAGGGAAAAGTAAAAATCACATCAGAAACTGGTCAGATGCTGGAAACAGAACAACTGTATTTTGATCAGAAAAACGAATGGTTTTATACCGAAAGAAAATTCAAGCTTACAGACGCTAAAGGAGTTTCATACGGACAAGGAATAGATTTTAGTAAAGATTTTAAAGTGATTAATTCGCAACGAGTAAGTGGCGAAATTGAATCATCAGAAGAATAAAAAAAAGACATTATGGGTTACATGAAATATACGCAATACGTTTATATTGCTTTTGCAGTTTACTTTATCTATGACGGAATTACAAAGTTAAATGAAGGAAACGACACTTCGACTTTGAGTTTTATAATTGCAGGAATGGCTGTATTTATGTTTTTCTTCAGAAGGAAGTTTGTGAAGAAATTTGATGATCGTAACAAAAAACAGTAAAAATGGAAATTAGTATTATAATACTATGTTTAATACTATCAGCCTTTTTCTCAGGAATGGAAATAGCTTTTATTTCCTCGAATAAGATTTATCTTGAAATTGAAAAAAAACAAGATAATTTTCTTTCTCAGATTCTAACAAAACTTACCGAAAACCCTTCAAAGTTTATCGCTGCAATGTTAATTGGTAACAACGTGGCTTTAGTTGTTTACGGGTTCTTTATGGGAGATTTAATTCTAAGATGCATCATAAGTTTAGGATTTCATTTTTCTGATTTTAGCAGTTTGCTGATTCAAACAATAACTTCGACTTTTATAGTTTTAATAACGGCAGAATTTCTTCCGAAAGTGTTTTTTCAGATTTATGCCAATACGTTGATTAAAGCTTTTGCGCTTCCTGCGTATTTGTTTTATCGATTGTTCTATTATATTTCAACTTTCTTTATTTGGATATCAGATTTTGTCTTGAGGAAATTCTTTAAAACAGAAGGAGATCAGACGCAGCTTTATTTTAGTAAAATAGAACTCGGAAATTACATTACGGAACAAATGAATTCTGTTGAAGACGATGAAGAAGTAGATTCTGAGATTCAGATTTTTCAAAATGCCTTAGAATTTTCCGGTGTAAAAGCGCGCGATATTATGACGCCGCGTACAGAAATTGTAGATGTAGATTTATTTGACAGCATAACAGATCTTAAGGAATTATTTATTGAGACCGGATATTCTAAAATTGTAGTCAGTCAAAACTCTCTGGATGATATTGTGGGTTATGTGCATTCTTTTGACTTGTTTAAGAAGCCAAAAACGATCAAATCAGTTTTGATGACGGTTGAGTTTGTTCCGGAAACAATTTTGATAAAAGACGCTTTGGATTTGCTGATTAAAAAGCGAAAAAATGTCGCAGTAGTTTTAGATGAATACGGAGGAACTTCGGGAATTATTACAATCGAAGATATTGTAGAGGAACTTTTTGGAGAAATCGAAGACGAACATGATTCAGAAGAAGAAGAACTGATCGAAGAAGAGTTAGGTGAAGGGAAATATTTGTTTTCGACACGTTTGGATGTGGAGTATTTAAATGAAACTTACAAGTTAATGATTCCAGAAGAAGATTCTTACGGGACTTTAGGTGGTTTTATTGTGAATCATACCAAAGAAATCCCTCAAAAGGGCGATGAAATCGTGATTGACAACTTTTATTTTGTGATTGAAGAGGCGACAAATAAGAAAATTGAATTAGTCAAAATGACAATAAAAGACTGATTTTTTAAATTAATAAAAAAAATTGTTGAAAATAAAACGCTAGTTGTATTGTTATTAACTAGATAATTGTATTTTCGCAAACTGAATATAAAATTAACGATAATAAAAATGGCAGTTTTAGCAAAAATTAGACAGCGTTCCGCTTTATTGATAGGAGTTATTGCACTTGCATTATTTGCATTTATAATACAAGATCTTTTCACTAGAGGAAGTTTCGGTCAAAGTTCAAAAGATGTAGGAAGCATCGATGGAAAAGATATTTCATTTGAAGACTTTAGAGTTAAAGTTAGTAATGTTGAAAAAAGTGGTCAAGGAATTACTTCCACTGAAGCTGCAAACAGAGTTTGGGATCAAGAAGTTTCAATCGCATTGTTATCTGCTCAGTTTGATAAATTGGGATTAAGAGTTGGTGAAAAACACTTACTTGAAGTTTTAAAAGCAGATCCAAATATTGGTAAAAACCCAATGTTCTTAAATGCAGCTGGATTATTTGATGTAGCTAAATTTAAAGAGTACTTCAAAACAAATCCTGAAGCAGCTCAATATCTTTCTCAAAAAGAGGATGATGCTGAATTGAACGCAAAATATCAAATCTACAATACACTTGTAAAAGCTGGACTTTATACAACTGTTAGCGAAGGAAAGTTGAAATATGAAATGGAAGCTAACAAAGTAAACTTTGCTTATGCTGCTGCATTATATTCTTCTATTAAAGATAGCGATGTTAAAATTTCTGATGATGAAATTGTTGCTTATATGAAGAAAAACGAGAAAAAATTCAAAGCTGATGAAACTCGTGAAATTCAATACGTTTTAGTAGAAGACAAAGCTTCAAAAGAAGACGAAGCTGAAATTAAAGCTAAAATCACTGCATTATTAAACGGTAGAGTTGAGTACAATACAAAAACTGGTAAAAACGATACATTACCTGGTTTTAAAAGCGCAACAAACATTGCTGAATTCGTAAACTCAAATTCTGACGTTCCTTACGATTCTACATATGTTCCTAAAAATGCTTTACCAGCAATCGATGCTGATAAATTATTTAGTTTACCTGCAGGAGCAATTTACGGTCCTTATGTATACGGAAAATATTATGCTATCTCTAAATCTTTAGGATTTAAAGCTGGTGTTAACGCAAAAGCAAGTCATATCTTAATTGCTTATGAAGGATCTCAAACTCCAAATGCTAAAGAAAAAAGAACTAAAGAAGAAGCTAAAGCTAAAGCTGAAGAAATTTTAGCACAAGTTCAGGCTAATCCGGATAGTTTCATGATGTTGGCATTTACAAGTTCTGATGACTCATCTGCACAACAAGGTGGAGATTTAGGATATTTTGGTCCAAATCAAATGGTAAAACCATTCAATGATTTTGTATTCAATAACGGAATTGGAAAAATTGGTTTAGTTGAAACTCCTTTCGGATTTCACATTATCAAAATTACAGATAAACAAGACGGAATTCGTTTAGCTACAATTGCTCAAAAAATTGAGCCATCTGAAGCTACTTCTGATAAAGTATTTACATTGGCAACTAAATTTGAAATGGACGCTGCTAATAAAGATTTCAATGCTACTGCAAAAGAATTAGGTTTAAAAGTAGCTGCTCCGGTAACTGCAAAAGCTTTAGATGAGCAATTTGGTCCTTTAGGAAACCAACGTAACATCATCAGATGGGCATATGACAAAGAAACAAGCAAAGGAGATGTAAAACGTTTTGAAATTGCTAATATTGGGCACGTAATTGCACAATACAAAAGCGAAAACAAATCTGGTTTAGTATCTGTTACTTTAGCTAGACCTTATGTTGAGCCAATCTTGAAAAACAAGAAAAAAGCTGAAATGTTAAAAGCTAAAATGACAGGATCTAGCCTTGAAGCTATTGCTAAAAGCGCTGGTGTAGCTGTTCAACAAGCTGCTGACGTAACTATGGATAACCCGGTATTACCTGGTGGAGTTGGACAAGAGCCAAGAGTTGTAGGTAATGCATTTGCTTTAGCTGCAAACAAAATCTCTGCTCCAATTGAAGGAAACACTGGAGTTTATGTAGTGAAAAACATTAGTACTGTTAAAGCTCCTGCTGCTGCTAATCACGCAGAATATGTAGCTAAAGTTAAAGCTCAAAGCGCATCTGATGCAAGCAGAATTTTGCCAGCATTGAAAGCTAACGCTAAAATTGAAGATAACAGATTGCAATTTAACTACTAGTATTTAGTAATTAAATTATCAAAATAAGAAACCCGAAATATTCAAATGAATATTTCGGGTTTTTCTTTGCGCTACATTGTGTTTTTTGTAGTATTTATTAGCCGCTTTTCTTAATGTATATAGGAATAATAGAAATAAAATTTTAAATATTTGTGATATTCAAATTATTACAGTTAATTTGCTGCGATTTAACGAAGTAACTTCCGCCCCTAAGGTATTAGCTAAATTATAATTAACGGAGTAACAATCGAGTACTGTGGATAAACAAAAATTTTATATTTTTTTATGTTTAATTTGTTAAGAAGAAAGCCTAGGGTGTATACCAAAATTGAAAATCATATTTTGGGGATAATTACGGAACTTTTAAAACTTAGTAATACTGATATCAATTGTGATGAATTGGGTGGGAAGTATTATTTAAGTAACGAAGAACAGCATTTTAAAGTTACGGTATTAAGCAATGACTATGTTATTAGGCTGACTAATACTCGTGATTCTGTTGCTGAAAAATATGAAAAAACTTTTGTTGAAGATGTTTTGAAAGCTATAAAAGAAGAGAAACATCGAAGAATGGAAGTCGTTTATGATTCCATAAATAATAGTATAGAAAAAATGGCGGAGCGTTTGCATAATACGCTTATCGAAACTAATGAGCTCGAAACCCAAAAAGTGAGAAGACTTGAAACGAAACATATAAAAACAAAAAAAGCGAACTATTAGTTCGCTTTTTTGTTTTATGTCAGATTGTATTGATGATTTAATTTTGTAGAATCATTTCGTCATAAGTCAGGATTGTTTCGTATCCTTTTGAGGTGAAATATTCCGTTGGATTTTCTTTTGAAACAACCATTACAAAATCCCCGCCCCAAGCACCAAGACTTTTTACTACTCCGGAAAAATCAGGAAAAGCAATTTCTTTAATAGTTTCCAGTTCTAGTATATTGCTTAAATGAATTTCGTGTTTTTCTAAAGCAAAGGCAAATTCTTTCAAGTTTTCTGCTTTTAAAACAGCTTCCGTTATTTTATCGTTGTCGATTATGTTGTGAGCCAGATTTTGATTCTTGTTGTTGTAATAAGCGTTTATTGCAGCTTTACTATTTTGTTTTTTATTGAGGTAAACGAAGTAAATATTTTTAGTAAAATCTGGACTAAAATTAATTGCTTCTACAGTTGGTAAATTTTGCTGATCCAGACGATATATAATTGGTGTATTATTTTGAGCGCAGGCAATATCGTAACCACTTCCGCCAAAACTATTTTTAAGAAGCGTAAATGCATCAATATTAGTCCATTGAGCAATGTTATTCAATAAGGTTGACGATGTGCCTAATCCCCAGTTTTTTGGAAATGTAAGTTGTGTGCTTATTTTATAACCTTCTGCATTATTAATAAAATCAGGATTTAAAAGATATGCTTCGTGCAAAATGTTTACTAAAGTACTTTTAACTGTTTCGATTTGAACCGGAATATTGGCTATAATTTCAGAGAATAAAATAGTGTTTTGAAACCAAAGATTTTCATCAAAATCATAGCTTTGCCATTCAATTTCTTTATTTGAACCATTTTCTACAATTAAATTCTGTCCAAATTTTGTGGGTAACGCAAAAGCTTTGGCGCCATCTAAAACTAAATATTCACCTGTAATAAGGAGTTTTCCGTTACTGTAAAAGGTTGTTTTCATTCTGTGTTTTTTAGCCCCGATAGTAGTGAAAATCCTTTTTTGTTCGCCGCGGCGAATAAAAAAGATTGCAACGGATAGCGGGAATAGCTCCTTATCCTTCAACTAGTTTTAGAGCAGCTAATTATTTTCTTATATTTTCAATAAATTCTACAACAGCACTGTGTGAAACGGCATTTTTCTTAAAATGAGTTTTAATTAAATGGCGTTCTTCGTCTGTTGCTTCAAATTGGTTGATGATGTTGTTTAAATGCATTTTCATGTGGCCTTCCTGGATTCCTGTTGTTGTTAATGAGCGCAAAGCAGCAAAATTTTGTGCCAGACCTGCAACTGCAACAATCTCCATTAATTCTCTGGCAGATGGTTTTTCGAGTATTTCTAAGCTTAATTTTACTAACGGATGCAAAGATGTTAATCCGCCAACGGTTCCGATTGCTAATGGAATTTCTAACCAAAAAGTGAAGATTCCGTTCTCAATTTTAGCGTGTGATAAACTTGAATATTGACCGTTTTTTGAAGCGTATGCATGAACTCCAGCTTCTACAGCTCTAAAATCATTTCCGGTTGCGAGAATTACGGCATCGACACCGTTCATGATTCCTTTGTTGTGCGTAACGGCTCTGAATGGCTCAACTTCGGCAATTTGAACTGCCTGAACAAAACGCTCGGCAAATTCTTGCGGATTAGGAATATGTTTTTCTGTTAAATCTTCAATCGGGCAAGAAACTTCGGCTCTGACAAGACAATTTGGAACATAATTAGACAAAATGCTCATAATTACTTCAAGCGTTTCATTATTCGAAAATAAATCTGAATTTTGAAATTCTTCTTTTAATGTAGTAGCAAATTGCTCTAAACAAGAATTTATAAAATTTGCACCCATACTATCTTTTGTCTCAAAAGTAGCGTGAAGCTGAAAGTAGTTTTCAAGTAAACTTCTTTTGTCTTTTAATTTTATATCTAAAATTCCGCCACCACGTTGTTGCATGTTTTTAGTAATGCTTTGGGTTTCAGAAAAGAATTTTGGTTTGATTTGATCGAAAAAGGATTGTAGTTTTTGTGCATCTCCACGGAAAGTAAAATGTACTTGTCCAATTTTTTCGGTATCAATTACTGTGGCTTTAAAACCTCCGCGGGTTGCCCAATATTTGGCTGCTTTTGAGGCAGCTGCAACTACAGAACTTTCCTCAATTGCCATTGTGATTGTTTTGTATTTATTGTTTATTAAAAAATTTGGAGCGACTCCTAACGGAATGTATAGGTTGGTTATTGTGTTTTCGATGAATTCGTCATGCAATTGTTGCAGCTTTTCGTCTGAATTCCAGTAATTTCTTATAATATTTAAGGCTTCTTGGGGCTCTGTGAAGTAGGTATTGGCGATCCAGTTTATTTTTTCTTTTTTGGATAATTTAGAAAATCCGGCAACTGCGTTGTTCATTCTCAGTGTATTAAATAATATTGTTGCGACAAAGATACCAATTTAAGAGTTTTGTTTGAAATCTATTTAAAATTTGAAAGTACGCAATCGTTATTTTTTCTAACATTTAACACATGAAATGTGTATTATGTTTATTTTTTTTACTAAAATTGGGCTCTTTTTTATATTTAAAATAATTCAAATGAATACAAGTAAAATTACGGTTATACTTTTGTTATTAGTTGCTACTGTTTTTGGGCAACAAAAAATTACAGTTGAGAATATTTATGGTGGAGCTTTTCGGGCCAAAGGAATGGATGAATTGAAATCTTTGAAAAATACAGACCAATATACTGTATTGAATGTGGACAACGCCAGCAGAAGTATGCAGATAGATTTATACGATTTTGCAACTTTAAAAAAAGTATCTAATCTAATCGATACAAAAAATCATAAAGAATTAGCAAGCGGAATTAATAGTTACACTTTTGACGCTTCTGAAAAAAAGATTTTAATTGCTTGTAATTCTAATAAAATCTTCCGTCACTCTTTTACTGCAGATTATTATTTATATGATATCGCATCTAAATCACTAACAAAACTTTTCGATTTTCAGATTCAGGAACCAACTTTCTCGCCTGATGGAACTAAAATCGCTTATGCTAAAGAAAATAACCTTTATGTATATGATGTAGCTTCAAAAAAATCGACCGCTGTTACTACTGATGGAAAGAAAAACGCAATCATCAATGGTATTACGGATTGGGTTTACGAAGAAGAGTTTGCTTTTGTTAAGGCTTTTGACTGGAGTAAAGACAGTAAAAAACTAGCTTATATTCGTTTTGACGAAAGTGCCGTTCCGGAATTTTCAATGTCAATGTATCATAAAGATTTATATCCAACAATTGAAACGTTTAAATATCCTAAAGCAGGAGAGAAAAATTCAGTGGTTTCGTTACATATATATGATGCCGCTGCAAATGCTACTAAAAAAGTTGATTTAGGAAATTATAACGACTTTTATATTGCAAGATTAAAATGGACAAACGATAGTAATATATTATCGGCTCAGGTTTTGAACCGTCACCAGGATAATCTTGATTTACTTTTTGTTGATGGAACTACAGCTGCTGCAAAAGTGGTTTTGAACGAAAAAGACAAAGCATATGTTGATGTTACAGATAACTTGACTTTCTTAAAAGATAATAGTTTTATCTGGACTAGCGAAAAAGATGGTTTTAATCATATTTATCTTTATGATAAAACCGGAAAACTTAAAAATCAGGTTACTAAAGGTAACTGGGAAGTAGTGAATTACTACGGTTTTGACGAAAAAACAAAAACTATTTTCTACCAATCTACAGAAAATGGTTCTATCAATAGAGATATTTACAGAATTGGTTTAGACGGAAAAAGTAAAGTACGTTTAACTTCTAAAGTTGGAACAAGTGCGGCGACTTTTAGTCCAAATTTCCTATTCTTCATTAATACATTCTCAAGTGCTTCTCAACCTACGACTTATACTTTGAATGAAGCAAAAACCGGAAAAGAAGTTCAGGTTATCGAAAACAATCAGGCTCTTTCTGATAAATTGAAAGCTTATAACTTACCAACTAAAGAATTCTTTGTTT
This genomic window from Flavobacterium sp. 9 contains:
- a CDS encoding S9 family peptidase, translating into MNTSKITVILLLLVATVFGQQKITVENIYGGAFRAKGMDELKSLKNTDQYTVLNVDNASRSMQIDLYDFATLKKVSNLIDTKNHKELASGINSYTFDASEKKILIACNSNKIFRHSFTADYYLYDIASKSLTKLFDFQIQEPTFSPDGTKIAYAKENNLYVYDVASKKSTAVTTDGKKNAIINGITDWVYEEEFAFVKAFDWSKDSKKLAYIRFDESAVPEFSMSMYHKDLYPTIETFKYPKAGEKNSVVSLHIYDAAANATKKVDLGNYNDFYIARLKWTNDSNILSAQVLNRHQDNLDLLFVDGTTAAAKVVLNEKDKAYVDVTDNLTFLKDNSFIWTSEKDGFNHIYLYDKTGKLKNQVTKGNWEVVNYYGFDEKTKTIFYQSTENGSINRDIYRIGLDGKSKVRLTSKVGTSAATFSPNFLFFINTFSSASQPTTYTLNEAKTGKEVQVIENNQALSDKLKAYNLPTKEFFVLKTAKGNELNAWILKPKDFDPSKKYPVFMYQYSGPGSQQVNNDWNSTDDYWFISLTQQGYIVACVDGRGTGFKGADFKKVTQKELGKFEVEDQIDAAKVIGAYPYVDASRIGIFGWSYGGFMASNCIFQGNDVFKMAIAVAPVTNWRFYDSVYTERYMQTPQENASGYDQNSPINHVDKLKGKFLLIHGSGDDNVHLQNSMQMMDALIQANKQFDSQIYPDKDHHILGGKTRINLYNKMTNFIKENL